A single region of the Gemmatimonadaceae bacterium genome encodes:
- a CDS encoding acyl-CoA carboxylase subunit beta, with protein MTSRLRELSAEIRELETRVRLGGGLERTAKLHSQGKLSARERVNRLCDEGSRFVEIGLLVAYD; from the coding sequence GTGACGTCGCGTTTGCGCGAACTCAGCGCCGAAATCCGGGAGCTCGAGACGCGCGTTCGACTCGGCGGCGGCTTGGAGCGGACGGCCAAACTGCATTCGCAGGGGAAGCTCTCAGCCCGGGAGCGCGTGAACCGGTTGTGCGACGAGGGTTCGCGGTTCGTCGAGATCGGGTTGCTTGTCGCGTACGAT